The stretch of DNA GCGCTCGACGCCCCGCCGCAGAGCTCCACCACCCCGGTGTCGGTCGGCGAATGGCGCAGCGAGCTGGTCGCCGGCCCCAACTGACCGGACCCGATCACGCGTGATCAGGCCTGGTCGTACCGCAGCCGGCTGCTCGACTCCACGTCCTGACGCAGGGTGGGCGTGAAGAACATGTCGCCGAAGGTGATGGGGGTGTCGGTCCAGCACGTGGCGGTCACCGTGTCGGCCCCGACCACGACGCGCACGCCGACCCGACCCGGGCGCACCGCGAGGTAGGCGATGGCGGCGTCGTTGGCGAGCGCCATCTGTCGGGGCCGTCCAGGCACATCGGCCGCGTCACTGGCCGCCAGCGCCGCCCCGTCGCACTGGTTCTGCAACCGACTGCGCCCCAGGAACGCGGACCCGGCCGCCGTCACCCCGGCCACCAGGAGCAACAGGCACAGCGTCAGGCCGAGCAACAGCGGGGTGATCGACCCCCGGTCGTCCTCGCCGCCGCCGGCATGCCGCAACCCGTTCGGCCGCATGCTCCACCCCGCTTCGTCCGCGACCGGTCCAGCGTAGAGACGTTCACCGGGCAGCATCACCCGTTCGCCGAAGTTGTGGACAACTGAGCCCACCGCTGTGGTCCCGGTTACACCCGCTTCGAGCTCGGCCCGGACCCGTGTTAACGTCGTCGCGTAGGTCATGAGTGCTAGCGACAAACCCTGGTTTGCTAGCCGGCAACCCTCCTCCGCGGTGGGGTGCCCCAGGTGAAGACCTGGCCGTCCGGTTGTCGCCGGCGGCAAGCGCGGATCTCCGGCTCGTCCCCGGCGGTCCTTCGACCGCAAGGAGACCAGCCATGACGCTCACCCTCGAGGACCTGCACTTCCTCACCGCCACCGGTCCCGTCGAGGCCTCCCTGCCCAGCGTCGACGCCGCGACGCCCATCACCGGCGCCCACGCACCGGGCCTGGAGATCGTCGGCGCCGGTCACCGGGTACCCCTGGCCGACGGCTCCCACGTCGAGTACGCCAATCTCGATCACGCCGCGTCCGCCCCCTCGCTGCAGGTCGTCAAGGACGCGGTCGACGCGGTCCTCGAGCAGTACGCCTCCGTGCACCGCGGCGCCGGATTCGACTCCCAGCTGTGCACCGCGCTGTACGAAGGCGCCCGCGAACCCATCCGCGCCTTCGTCGGCGGACGTTCCGACGACGCGGTCCTGTTCACCCGCAACACCACGGACGCGTTCAACCTGCTGTCGCACTGCCTCCCCGACGACACCACTGTCATCGTCTTCGAAACCGAGCACCACGCGACGCTGCTCCCATGGGAGAAGCACACCGTCGTCCGCCTGCCCGCCCCGGCGACCCCGCAGGCCGCCGTCCGCGCCGTCGGGGACGCCTGCCGCGACGCCCGCCGCAACGGGCCGGTGCTGGTCGTGGTCACCGGGGCGAGCAACGTGACCGGCGAGATCTGGCCGATCGCCCGGCTCGCCGCCGTCGCCCACGCCCACGGCGCCCGCATCGCCCTCGACGCCGCCCAGCTCGCGCCGCACCGGCCCTTCTCCATTACCGACCTGTGGGTGGACTACGTCGCGATCTCCGGGCACAAGGTGTACGCCCCCTACGGGGCGGGCGCGCTGATCGGCCGCGCCGACTGGCTCGCCGAGGCTCCCCCCTACCTCGTCGGCGGCGGCGCCACCTCCACGGTGGAGGACGACCGCACCGTCTGGAAGCCCCTCCCCGACCGGCACGAGGCCGGCACCCCCAACATCCCGGGCGTCGTGGCGCTGGCCACCGCCTGCCATGCGCTGCTCACCACGGATCGCGACGCGCTGGTCACCGCCGAACGCGACCTCACCGCCCGGTTGATCCGCGGGCTGTCCGACATCCCCGGCGTCACCGTGCACTCGCTCTTCACCGGCGGGGCCAGCGTCATCGGTGTCGCCACCTTCACCCTGAGCTCGCTGTCGTCTCCGGTCGTGGCCAGCGCACTGTCGGCCGAGTACGGCATCGGCGTCCGCGACGGCGCGTTCTGCGCCCAGCCGCTCGTCCGCCGCCTGCTCGGCGCGGCAGGCTGCGACTCCGTCGACGGCACCGGGCATGCTGTCCGCGCCTCCGTCGGTCTCGGCACCACCACCGAGCACGTCGACCGGCTCATCGCCGCGGTCACCACACTCGCCACCGAGGGCCCGGGACTGCGCTACGTCACCGTCAACGGTCGTCCGCAGCCGCTCCGCGACCAGCGCACCCTGCCGAAGATCGTGGCCTGGCAGTAAGACCTCGAACACGACGGTGGCCCCCGACCAAAAGGTCGGGGGCCACTCGTGTCTAA from Nakamurella deserti encodes:
- a CDS encoding pilus assembly protein TadG-related protein, with protein sequence MRPNGLRHAGGGEDDRGSITPLLLGLTLCLLLLVAGVTAAGSAFLGRSRLQNQCDGAALAASDAADVPGRPRQMALANDAAIAYLAVRPGRVGVRVVVGADTVTATCWTDTPITFGDMFFTPTLRQDVESSSRLRYDQA
- a CDS encoding aminotransferase class V-fold PLP-dependent enzyme; this translates as MTLTLEDLHFLTATGPVEASLPSVDAATPITGAHAPGLEIVGAGHRVPLADGSHVEYANLDHAASAPSLQVVKDAVDAVLEQYASVHRGAGFDSQLCTALYEGAREPIRAFVGGRSDDAVLFTRNTTDAFNLLSHCLPDDTTVIVFETEHHATLLPWEKHTVVRLPAPATPQAAVRAVGDACRDARRNGPVLVVVTGASNVTGEIWPIARLAAVAHAHGARIALDAAQLAPHRPFSITDLWVDYVAISGHKVYAPYGAGALIGRADWLAEAPPYLVGGGATSTVEDDRTVWKPLPDRHEAGTPNIPGVVALATACHALLTTDRDALVTAERDLTARLIRGLSDIPGVTVHSLFTGGASVIGVATFTLSSLSSPVVASALSAEYGIGVRDGAFCAQPLVRRLLGAAGCDSVDGTGHAVRASVGLGTTTEHVDRLIAAVTTLATEGPGLRYVTVNGRPQPLRDQRTLPKIVAWQ